The genome window caaaggggaaaatactgtgacacgccctgacaacagggggtcacgctgccaggccaccagcagcacaggcagccatgcaggcagagacccagatcctgactacaggcaggtcgcattgcctgcaccacgactaagtggcttggcgccgtctttggaaagaaggggcgagtccagaccatcCCTCCGCTCGTGGACTTAGGGAAGAcgcccctgttactgcacagagacctgctctccttccagggaggcttaagctaagctgcagcaattttaacaggtgcctaaaggacaagctcactcactccctcacattgatagacaaggacaagacaaacacaaaccaaaacgtcccaaaaagggagacggtctctgtgcagccactgtCTGGGGAGTCACCCTACTCACCAAGCAAGAGAGgagagcctcagaccatgcccagggctgcatggaagccggagagcttcaacaggccaagggccagatgctgtgacacgccctgacaacagggggtcaggctgggtaggccaccagcaggcagagagctgctggggcagaggagagggacagggaaatggccctcccctgcttacagggtggcctgggggtccaagAGAGCTctatttccccctcgggtgcggagacgctggctctcaccctccttacagggttgccacgctctccgggcagccaaaggagcaagacggccaaaggccaaaaccaagagtagcaaagacctgagccctgcttacagggaggtcgcccagcacacaacgcTCCTCAGGGccccccaaaggtgccatcatgctcttacgtgacctcgccctgtgcccacagggattccctttgcccagggtgcctttctcatgccccctcttctgcccgaCGCCGCTCCTCACCTCGCCGTTACACACGccacctcttctctcttctcttgacatgCAGCCTCTTCTTTTTTGATCTTCCAAGGTCAGGCTAcatgcaaaattacacaaaaataaaagttctttgcttcttcaagaaagaaataaaccttaaaatcccttaaaatgtggctatacatttataaataaccaGGTCCCCTATTATAATCAATATCTTATAGATATGATGTTCAAGTGAGAAGATATGCACAAAATGACCATAATTCCAGTGATTTGTACTTCTGAAGCAATTTTCCAGGTTCCCCATGTAAACCCATCCGATAAATAGAGgtattctaatggaaaaaaagtttccCAAGTATCCACTCTAGTCTAAAGACAAGTTCTCTCAGTGTCAGCTTACCACAAATAAATGATTGAGTTTAGCTCATAAATGtcatctgaaagcaaatttaagatTGCTGCCTCCAATTTCCATACTAAAATGGCAAGTTCCATGTTAAAGGCCACTGCCTGACACACAGGAAGAAccttctcccagtttcacaACAAAGCTTTGGCACACAGGTACTTCAATTAACTAGGCAAGGATCTAATTACACTCCTTATAGAAAGGCTGATAGATACATGggtttatgtatttcattttacagtaaccAAAACTTAAACCTACCCATACACCTCAGAAACCATCACTGTTAAATTTTGctctcaaacatttttctaccacagcttcctTAACACAGATTTGATTAAGCATCACTGGGAAGTGTTcatgatttcagtttctgtgactACTACTAGTAGCttagagctctgtgctctggtaTAAACTGAGTACAGACTCTGGGACAGTAACTCCTCCAACACAAAGCTGGCATGAAACAAGAGGATTAAGTCTTATAGTAGTGCTATTACCACAAGGGTGTTGAGAGGTTAAGACTGGTGATAAGtgacaacagcttttatttaatcatCCACTTCAATGGggtaaaaaaagtcaaaaaagtaCTCATGTAAAAATTGAAGACTTTAAGAGCAAAGTAGAGCATATTGCCAGGAGAGCACAGATAGAGCATGTTACATCCTAGGAAGCTCATGCATAGAAGCCCTGATCATTACACTGCCCTGATTGGCACCAGTACAGAACATTATTTAACAGGTACCACCCATCaggttctgcttttttcatttagcatttgcacttctgtctctccagcttTGCTAAATTCTTGTTCCAAGCATACAACCTgcttttttccagatgaaaacacaccaaactCAAGCAAGtataaaacccagcaacaaatttccacaataacaacaaatactcctctcctgcagcagccatcaaAATCCATACATCCTACATGTAGGCTTTCTAGAACATACTACACTTCATTGCATTGCCCTATGGGAGAAACTAGGCAGCCACTATGCAGACAGCTGACTCAAACATGTCTATGAAAAGCCATCACCCAACAGTTAGCATGACATCGCACAAAAAAACTAACTCAGCTCTCTAGCTTCAATAAAGACCTAGAAACACCAATTGATTAAGAACTCCAGTAGATATTACATACCCAAAATTGAAAGTAATCAAGAATTTAGAAAGATCATTCTGTAACCCATtaaaatttcccctcttttcacCCTAAGGGAACTTCTCcatgcagggaggaaaatgcCCACCCCCCAGAGATGAGCAAGTCTCTTAAAACATGATCATGAACTTTTCAAGTGAGATGTGGAGCAGTTaagtataaaaattaaaccctgtgtttgtttattttctattagtcTGTGAGTGATTTAAAGGTTTTCTCCTGAtgaagaaaagagcagctcagaagcTGAATGCCAACAAAACTGCTCAGCTCCCCTCCATGGGTTAAGAAAGGATCAAATACTGAATTGGGTAAAAGTCTGACAAGTACTAAATCCAAGAAaattgctctctgcttctgaccatcttggcaggggaaaaaaaaaaaaaaaaaaaagctttttgttatttctaatttctaatgaCATGCACAGTTAGAACCAAATGTAACAAGAGCTAGTACTTGgtactgttttcctctctctccccataACTTAATAGGCTAATCCTCTAGCACTTGTTTCTAGAAGCTGAGAATac of Melopsittacus undulatus isolate bMelUnd1 chromosome 11, bMelUnd1.mat.Z, whole genome shotgun sequence contains these proteins:
- the LOC117436796 gene encoding ribosomal oxygenase 2-like produces the protein MELAILVWKLEAAILNLLSDDIYELNSIIYLCLTLEDQKRRGCMSREERRGGVCNGEFLSFTSWGVYLLDALPGLVFDAAKEDVALRTSILRKLLLQVDVADSRGKLSNLGY